The genomic window GTTCGAAAAAGGCCTGCCTGGTTTCATTTTGAAGCGGTCCCGGCCGGTTTTCCGCGGGACTTCCCGCGGCCGCTATTCCGTGCGCTTGCCCCCCGACCGGAAGGAGCGCGCGCTCCGCGGAGCGGCTGTTCCGGTCCCGAGGGTCCCTGCCGCGCGTGGAGCTCCCGTTCCTCCTCGGCGAGTCTTCTGATCTTGAACGCCGAATCCCGCAGCACGCCGCAAAGCACCCCGCAGCCGCGATCCTCCCGGGTCCGATCCCCTTCGTCGGCGATGCTTATCATCTTCTCGACCAGTTCGAGCGTCCTCTCGATGAACACGTCACCCGGCCTCATGCCTTCGCTCCGTCTCCTCCTGATTGCAGTTGTGTGTTCCTGCGCGTTTTCCAATAAAGGCAAGTTGCGTGCCGGGACAATGCGTCTTGTGTGAAAAATAAATTCAATGATTTCGGTGAGCTGCGTTTGGCGGGCCGGGAATGACGGTCGGAAAGGGCGGATGGGTGAGACACCTTCGAGACACTCGACAAGGAACGGGAAATCAGCCTCATCCTGCCTTCCACGGCCGCATCGGCGAAAGCGGACAATGTCTCGCAATGTCTCCTGAGACACAACTGTATCATGGGACGTTTTCGAAATCGTCCAGGAAACGATAGAGCGTGGCACGGCCCACCCCGAGGAGCCTGGCTGCCCGCGCTTTGTTGCCCCCGCTCTGTTTGAGGGCGGCGGCAACGGAGTCCCGGTCGAGTTTGCGCGCGGGACCGGGCTTGCAGATCGGCGCGGTTCGCGCCAGTTCGAGCGGCAGGTCGTCGACGTGGAGGGTCGAGCCCCTGGATTTGACCAACGCGAAATAGACGGCGTTTTGAAGTTCCCGCACGTTTCCGGGCCAGGAATAGTCCATCATGGCGGCCAGGGCGTCTTCGGAAAGGACGGCCGATTTTTGTCCGCGTTTCACGGCCTGTTCAAGAAAGTGAGCAGCGAGCAGGGGGATGTCGTTCTTGCGTTCTCTCAACGGCGGTATGCGGATCGGCACGACGTTGAGCCGATAATACAGGTCTTCACGGAAGTTGTGGGATTCCACTTCCTTTTTCAGGTCACGGTTGGACGCGCTGATGACCCTTACGTCCACGACGATGGTCGATTCCCCGCCGACGCGTGTGAAAGTGCCTTCCTGGAGCACGCGCAGGAGCTTGACCTGCATGAACCTGGGAAGCTCCGAGACCTCATCGAGGAAAATGCTGCCGCCGTGGGCCAGTTCGAAACGTCCCTTCTTGTCGCGAATGGCGCCGGTGAAAGCGCCCTTGACATGTCCGAACAATTCGCTCTCGAGCAGCCCTTCGGGCAGCGCGCCGCAGTTGACGGGAACGAACGGCCCCCCGCCCCGGTGGCTCTCGTTGTGAATGGCTGCCGCCGCCAGTTCCTTGCCCGTTCCCGTTTCACCGGAAATGTGCACCGGGAAGTCATTGGTGGCCAGGTCGCGGATCTGGTCGAACACCTGGAGCATCTTGTGATCCTTCCCGATGATGCCCGCGAAACTGTTGATTTCCCCCAGGCGCAGCTTCATTCCGAAAAGATCGGTGAGATCGCGGAAGGCGGCCAGGACTCCGAGGAAACGTCCATCTTCGTCGACCATGCCCGTGACGGACATTTCGATCCGCCTGGGCTCGCCCTTGCGGGTGAGGATGTTGACGACGTAACTCTTGTGATCGATGAGGTCCGGGCTTTCACCGCAAAAGGAGCAGCGCTGCCCGCAGAAAGGCGATCCGAAAACCTCGTGGCAGTCCCTGCCGATCACCTCTTCCCGCGCATACCCGGTGATGTTCTCCGCCGCGCGATTAAAGAACAGGATCCGCCGGTTCCTGTCGTGCGAGATGATCCCTTCCATCAGGTTGTCCAGAATGTGTTCCAGGTTCCTCTTGTCGGCAAGGATTCTGTCAAAGGCACGATCGCTCATCACACCCTCATTTCCGTGCGGATTGTCGGCAGACGGGAAGTAGTCGGAAAATAAAGGTATTCATGCCTCGCCTCCTGTGCAGGGGGCATGGCCGGTTACCTTTAACCACCCCTTTTCCAATGGTGGTGGAGTAAGGCGAGCATCATGCGGAATTCCCCAATAGACACCGTTCGTGGGTGACGCCGCGGTCACGGAGAATTGCAGGGAAATTGCCTGCTCTCGTCTACGAGGTGCCGCTCCAGGCAAGACAATTATCCAGTAGCATCGATTCTCGATGTCTCACGGGTGAGGCACGACCCTCACGAAAAACCGAGCGCGCAACGCTCCGACTACGCGCCAAGGGCAGGTGATCGGCGACGCCTCTCGTTCTCGATGCCTGGAGACCGTTCTCGCCCCTCCTGATCCTGCCGGGTCCGTGAAAAACCCTGCATAGATATCTAATACCGGATGAAAGGGACTGCAAGCCGATGGCAGAGAATGCGCGTGCGGCAAGATGGGCGGCCACGCGCGGATTTTCACGGCTCGACCGTCTCCGCCCCCTCCACCACGATGAGCCCCGAAGGCAGCGATTCGCCGTAGAGCCATTCACGCTCCGTTCCCTCGAGGTCCGTACGGGCATCGTTGACGAGCGCGCGCAAGTGGCTCGTCCCGGGAATCGACTCGAGACGGCGGAGTACTCTGTCGCGGTCCGCGCGATCGAGGTCCCGGGCTCGGTCGCCCGTGAGCCTCGAAAGGGAGACCAGGGTTCGGGCAAGGGGCTGGGTGGGCTCGAGGTCCAGGTCGAGGAGGGCGGCCAGCCAGAGAGCCGCTTCTTCGCGGGGCACGGTTTGATCCAGAGGACCGTAGAACGGGACGCGTGCCCCGAACCGGGCGAACGTCCAGAGTTCCTGGGGCCGAGGGGCGCCTCGTTGGAGCCGTCGCAGCATGAGACGCCCGAGGCTTGTCTTGACGGCGGCCGGCAGCCGTTCGAGGTTTGCAAGCATCATCCAGGTCTCGAGTTCTTCCTGGACCGTCCGGGGAGCGCCTCCTTTGCGCGTGGTCCCCTTTTTCCGTTGCTCCTCGAGTTGGAGCCCGGGGAGCACCTCCTGGCAGATGCGCTGTTGTTGGCCGGCGCTGAGGCCCCCGGCCGCCCGTCTCCAGAAGATCCACCATTCGGAGCGGTTCTGTGGTTGCCGAGCGAAGCTCAGTCCCGCGGGATACAGCTTCCAGGCTTCCTTTGCGCGCCACTCGTCGAGCGGGTCGCCGTATCCGGGACGCAGGCAGAACCCAAGCAGGTTCAACCAGCGCGCTTCGTGCTGCGCGGTCAGGGAACGCCCCTCCCGGTCTTCGAGCAAGGCGTCGGCCAGCTTGCGAACGAGCGATGCGGGCCATCTCTCCCGCTTCACTTCGAAGATCTCCACCAAGTCCTTCACCAGCCGTTCGGGAGGGCGCAGAGTCCTCCCGGCGCTCCTTCGGAAAACCGCGGCAATCGCTGCCCCGGCCTCGTCGATGCGGCCCGCCTCGAATGTCTCCCCGGCCGGCGACGGCCGGGTTTCATCCTCGGCGTTGTGCCGGACGTCGAACTGAAGCTGCCAGCGGTGAGGACCCGATGTCGAACGGCACCAAAGCTCCAGGGTGCCGATATCGGTGAGATGAACCGCAAGGCGCACCGGAAGTGCTGCCGCTGAGCCTTTCCGTCCGTACCTCAGCGCGGTGCGTATGGGAGGCAGCACCGTGAGCTCATGATTCGGCAGGGACAGGATTTCGCCGGGGCTGTCTCCGATGCGGGTGCTCGAAGCCAGCACCCCGAAGGAAACCGGTTGATTGGTGCGCACCTGGAATTCGGGCCGTTCAAGCTCGGCTTCGTACCCTTCCTCCGCGCCTCTCGGCAACAGGCACACGGCGGTGCGGTGTCCTTCCTCCACCGTCCGGTCCCCTGGCGGGGCGACCTCGACGTAGAACGTGCGCGGACTTCCCGCCCCGACCCGGACTCCCCGCCCCAATCTTACCCGGCCGTAATAGGCCGCTCCGATCGCCACGGACAGGTCGGGTCGCGGGTTTTCCAGCTCGACGGGCGACCATTCATCGCCGGCTTCCGCTCTGAACCACTCCCGAACGACGCGCAGCAGGCGGTCCCGGATGGTCTCCGGGATCAATGCTCCGCCGTTGAAAAGCAGGAAATCGGGATAGAGCCGGCTGCGTCCCGTTTCCCGGAGCAGAAGCGGGCGGTGCCGCCGCCAGAATGCCGCCATGTGACGCGTCACGGCCGGGTCGCCGACATAGGGGAGTCCCCCTTCGGACAAAACCGCCCCGGCGGCCGGCGGCGAAACATCGTCCAAGTTTGTGAACGGAAAGAAACCGTCGAGGGTCAGCTCCTTCACCGTTTCCCGGCTGAGAGTGGCCGTGAGGGTCCCGGCGATGAGCCTGCCTCCGGAACCGACGATGGTGAGGTCCACGGAATCGGGGGCGCTTGGCCGTCCGGCGGGCGGGCCGGCGCTCTCAACCGTTCCGAGCAGCGTCTCCTTGGCTTTCCGGCAATGGTGCCACAACTGCTGCCACCTTCTCGAATCGAGCCGTCCCGTGCCGCCCTGCATGACTTCCTCGACATGTCGCGCCAAGGCAAGGTCCATGTTGTCGCCGCCCAGCATGAGGTGCTCTCCCACGGCCAGCCGGTCGAGCCGCAATCCCAGCGCGTCTTCGCGGATGGCGATCACGGTGAAGTCCGAAGTCCCGCCTCCCACGTCGCAGACCAGGATCAACTGGCCCGGGCGCATCAGGGTGCGCCAGTCCGCCTCGTGCTTCCACAGCCAGGCATAGAAGGCCGCAAGAGGCTCTTCGATCAGCACGATCCGGCGAATCCCCGCCTCATGGGCCGCCCGAACCGTGAGCTCGCGGGCGACCTCATCGAAGGACGCGGGGACGGTCAATACGACCAGCTGTTCTTCCAGGAAGTGCTCCTCGCGCCCATGCGCCATGACCTCGTTCCATGCCTCCCGGATGTGGAGCAGGATTCGAGAGCTCGCCTCGATGGGCGAGATGCGGTCGAGGTTTTCGGCCGCGCCCCAGGGCAGAATCGCATGGGTGCGGTCCACCCCGCCGTGGCACAACCATGACTTGGCGGAAGAGACAAGGCGGCCGGGCACAAGGGCTCCCTGTTCGCGTGCGAATTCGCCCACCGCGTAAGAACGCTCAGGCGCCCACGGCAGGGCCGTACTCCCGGGGGGAAGCTCGTAGGGGCCCGGAAGATAAAGAAAGGAAGGCAATACCGGACGGTTGCCGAGTTCTCCAGGTGCAACCAACTGAGGTATCTCGAGAAAACGAACGGCAGCGTCGTCTGCCCCGCTCGCCGACAGGTCCACGTAGCCCACAGCCGAATTCGTGGTCCCGAGATCGATTCCGATGATATATTGAAAGGAAGGCGTTTCCGCTTCCATGGACGCATTCGCCGTCATACGCCAAGACTTCCGTATCACTTCACTTGATTTATCGATTTCCCCGCGCGCCGGGCGAAACCATTCGCACCGAATCTCCCCGGTGCCGGTCTGAAACTGTCGGCGGCAGGATTCCTGCCGGCCGTTTATCCATCCGAGCCGGAGCGAAAGGCTCCGGTCTGTCCGAATTCAAGCTGTTTTCCCGCCTTCGGCATGAATCCGCATCGCGATTTGGAACGCAACCCCGCAAAAGGCATCTCCCGAAGCAGGGCTTTCGCGCATCCCGCGGTGCGATGGGCCCTCAGGGAGCAGTTGCGCCGATTTCGACCTCGGCGGGAGCGAGCACGGGCTCTTTGTCCCGCCCCGCGGCGGCTTTGGGAAGCCGCACCTTGACCGCCTTCCAGCCACGGTGACGCAGTATGCCGTGAAACGGGGGGTTCCCCGAAACGTTCCCGGTGAGGCGAACGGAATTGACGTCGAAATCCGGAGGGACCGCCACCTCGCTTCCTTCACTTTCGTCGAAAATGGATTTCATTTCGACGTATTCGGCCAGCGCCCGGTTGCATCCCTGGTGGACGCTCCGCGCCACGGCCCCAATCTGCGCGTCACCGTAAGGGCTCAGATCCTCCTGGAGGAAATCGATGAAGCGTCCCTTACTTTGAAGGCTGGACAGCAACTGGATCACCGGCTGCGGAGACGGTTCCGCAGCGGGAGAGGGAGCGGCGGGCGCCGGTCTGTCGGTTTTTGGCTCAGGCTTGTCCGTCTGAGGAGCCGGGGAGGGAAGGACGCTTTGAGCGGCGGCCTCCACTCGCGCGACAAGGCTTCTGCCCTGGGCCATGACGAACACCCACAGGATGAACGTCGCGACCCCTCCGACACCGAGCACCACCAGTGCGACGTAGGTCCTGATCTGGGTGAGGAACTGGTCCAGCGAGGCAAAAGCGGAGCGGGCGTCCTCGGGCAACGCCGTTCCCCCGGGTTTGAGAAAGGGGTCGACCCACTGGCGCAATCCGTCAACGGTCCTGTCCGCCATGAAGTACAGCAGCCCGACAAGCACGGCGTTCCAGAAGAAACAGGTCAGCAGCGACTGAACGCTCCAAATGCGTTTCGCCCTCATGAATGATCCTCCGCGTGCGAATGAATAACGACGACAGCGATCGTTTCAGCA from Syntrophobacter fumaroxidans MPOB includes these protein-coding regions:
- a CDS encoding DUF2760 domain-containing protein, translated to MRAKRIWSVQSLLTCFFWNAVLVGLLYFMADRTVDGLRQWVDPFLKPGGTALPEDARSAFASLDQFLTQIRTYVALVVLGVGGVATFILWVFVMAQGRSLVARVEAAAQSVLPSPAPQTDKPEPKTDRPAPAAPSPAAEPSPQPVIQLLSSLQSKGRFIDFLQEDLSPYGDAQIGAVARSVHQGCNRALAEYVEMKSIFDESEGSEVAVPPDFDVNSVRLTGNVSGNPPFHGILRHRGWKAVKVRLPKAAAGRDKEPVLAPAEVEIGATAP
- a CDS encoding Hsp70 family protein; translation: MTANASMEAETPSFQYIIGIDLGTTNSAVGYVDLSASGADDAAVRFLEIPQLVAPGELGNRPVLPSFLYLPGPYELPPGSTALPWAPERSYAVGEFAREQGALVPGRLVSSAKSWLCHGGVDRTHAILPWGAAENLDRISPIEASSRILLHIREAWNEVMAHGREEHFLEEQLVVLTVPASFDEVARELTVRAAHEAGIRRIVLIEEPLAAFYAWLWKHEADWRTLMRPGQLILVCDVGGGTSDFTVIAIREDALGLRLDRLAVGEHLMLGGDNMDLALARHVEEVMQGGTGRLDSRRWQQLWHHCRKAKETLLGTVESAGPPAGRPSAPDSVDLTIVGSGGRLIAGTLTATLSRETVKELTLDGFFPFTNLDDVSPPAAGAVLSEGGLPYVGDPAVTRHMAAFWRRHRPLLLRETGRSRLYPDFLLFNGGALIPETIRDRLLRVVREWFRAEAGDEWSPVELENPRPDLSVAIGAAYYGRVRLGRGVRVGAGSPRTFYVEVAPPGDRTVEEGHRTAVCLLPRGAEEGYEAELERPEFQVRTNQPVSFGVLASSTRIGDSPGEILSLPNHELTVLPPIRTALRYGRKGSAAALPVRLAVHLTDIGTLELWCRSTSGPHRWQLQFDVRHNAEDETRPSPAGETFEAGRIDEAGAAIAAVFRRSAGRTLRPPERLVKDLVEIFEVKRERWPASLVRKLADALLEDREGRSLTAQHEARWLNLLGFCLRPGYGDPLDEWRAKEAWKLYPAGLSFARQPQNRSEWWIFWRRAAGGLSAGQQQRICQEVLPGLQLEEQRKKGTTRKGGAPRTVQEELETWMMLANLERLPAAVKTSLGRLMLRRLQRGAPRPQELWTFARFGARVPFYGPLDQTVPREEAALWLAALLDLDLEPTQPLARTLVSLSRLTGDRARDLDRADRDRVLRRLESIPGTSHLRALVNDARTDLEGTEREWLYGESLPSGLIVVEGAETVEP
- a CDS encoding sigma-54 interaction domain-containing protein gives rise to the protein MSDRAFDRILADKRNLEHILDNLMEGIISHDRNRRILFFNRAAENITGYAREEVIGRDCHEVFGSPFCGQRCSFCGESPDLIDHKSYVVNILTRKGEPRRIEMSVTGMVDEDGRFLGVLAAFRDLTDLFGMKLRLGEINSFAGIIGKDHKMLQVFDQIRDLATNDFPVHISGETGTGKELAAAAIHNESHRGGGPFVPVNCGALPEGLLESELFGHVKGAFTGAIRDKKGRFELAHGGSIFLDEVSELPRFMQVKLLRVLQEGTFTRVGGESTIVVDVRVISASNRDLKKEVESHNFREDLYYRLNVVPIRIPPLRERKNDIPLLAAHFLEQAVKRGQKSAVLSEDALAAMMDYSWPGNVRELQNAVYFALVKSRGSTLHVDDLPLELARTAPICKPGPARKLDRDSVAAALKQSGGNKARAARLLGVGRATLYRFLDDFENVP